A genomic window from Ischnura elegans chromosome 10, ioIscEleg1.1, whole genome shotgun sequence includes:
- the LOC124166435 gene encoding uncharacterized protein LOC124166435, with protein sequence MAGEDWVAGFRKRNPQISLRKPSATSLSRVIGFNKSEVDLFFKNLENLMDKYKFPASRVFNMDETGISSVQKPGHILAPKGQKQVGGVTSWERGRNITVVCAFSASGQYVPPMFIFPRKRMTPLLEHGGPPGSIYGCFHNGWSNEHLFLDWLQHFKRFCKPTEDEPVLLILDNHGSHISLDSYTFCRKNHIHILSIPPHTSHKIQPLDVSSYAPLKSAFNKECDKFMRANAYQKITPYDIAHIFNQAYMNVATIEKAISGFESTGIHPVNRDKFKEEDFVSERLLRAPVIEEPDGEENLQEESPTKSNNNLSQTPVNNEPTIEQNEVAGEPTVAINKQDGYLGLPGPSGMSKKIPSETASDSSGNITSVINKFSPLPALAAEQLKGNDRRKGQSSILTSTPMKATLEEALEKRKQKDLKKSNAAKRAAAKLLKISTSKFDIGLQPKKKLRIKKEETRKPGRKTNTKRGTCRRQIDFDSSSEEDVPLNKICDDNEDDDTFDLFHDDVENCLVCGEYGPTSEMWYRCVICGKWAHSECSGYDSPENYTCDFCSD encoded by the coding sequence ATGGCTGGTGAGGATTGGGTTGCAGGATTTCGAAAAAGAAATCCTCAGATCAGTTTGCGGAAACCATCTGCTACAAGTCTTAGCAGAGTAATAGGCTTCAACAAATCTGAAGTAGACTTATTTTTTAAGAACCTTGAAAATCTAATGGACAAATACAAATTCCCAGCCAGTCGAGTCTTCAACATGGATGAAACGGGGATTTCATCAGTTCAGAAGCCTGGCCACATTCTAGCGCCAAAGGGCCAGAAACAAGTTGGTGGGGTAACTAGTTGGGAAAGAGGACGAAACATCACCGTAGTCTGTGCCTTCAGTGCATCCGGCCAGTATGTACCCCCGatgtttatttttcctcgcaAAAGAATGACGCCACTTCTTGAACACGGTGGACCACCCGGTTCGATTTATGGTTGCTTTCACAACGGCTGGTCTAATGAGCATCTTTTTTTGGACTGGTTACAACATTTTAAGCGGTTTTGCAAACCAACTGAAGACGAACCGGTTCTCCTAATTCTGGACAACCATGGGAGCCACATTTCCTTGGACAGCTACACATTCTGCCGCAAGAATCACATTCACATTCTGTCGATACCTCCTCACACATCACACAAGATCCAGCCACTAGATGTGTCCTCTTATGCTCCACTGAAAAGCGCTTTCAATAAGGAGTGCGACAAGTTTATGAGGGCTAATGCTTATCAGAAAATTACACCCTACGACATTGCTCACATTTTCAACCAAGCTTATATGAATGTGGCAACCATAGAAAAAGCCATATCAGGCTTTGAAAGCACAGGCATTCATCCAGTAAATCGAGACAAGTTTAAAGAAGAAGATTTCGTGTCTGAACGCCTTTTAAGAGCACCTGTCATTGAGGAACCAGATGGCGAGGAAAATCTTCAAGAAGAATCTCCAACCAAGTCTAACAACAACCTATCTCAGACACCTGTGAACAACGAACCTACGATAGAGCAAAATGAAGTCGCTGGAGAACCAACAGTTGCTATCAATAAGCAGGATGGTTACTTAGGCCTGCCAGGTCCATCGGGAATGTCAAAGAAAATCCCTTCAGAAACAGCCTCTGACAGCAGTGGAAATATTACATCAGTTATAAATAAGTTTTCTCCACTCCCAGCTTTGGCAGCTGAACAGCTAAAGGGCAATGATAGGAGGAAAGGGCAGTCATCAATTCTGACATCAACTCCAATGAAAGCAACTCTTGAAGAAgctttagaaaaaaggaaacaaaaagacttgaaaaaatcaaatgctgCCAAAAGGGCAGCagcaaaactattgaaaatttctacaAGCAAGTTCGACATAGGCCTTCAGCCTAAAAAGAAACTacgaattaagaaagaagaaacaAGAAAACCTGGGAGGAAAACGAACACAAAACGTGGCACCTGTAGACGTCAAATAGACTTTGACTCTTCTTCAGAGGAAGATGTGCCATTAAACAAAATATGTGACGACAATGAAGACGACGATACTTTTGATTTGTTTCACGATGACGTTGAAAACTGTTTAGTGTGTGGGGAGTATGGTCCTACTTCTGAAATGTGGTATCGGTGTGTAATATGTGGAAAATGGGCACACTCAGAGTGCAGTGGTTACGATTCCCCAGAAAACTATACATGTGATTTTTGCTCAGATTAG